One window of Atribacter laminatus genomic DNA carries:
- the rlmD gene encoding 23S rRNA (uracil(1939)-C(5))-methyltransferase RlmD, with amino-acid sequence MLKKGDVIEGTVETFALPDCTGVMRHQNWVVFVPGVLPGEKCRVGVRKVKRNFLQGELSEFIEKSPMRIEPVCPHFQMGCGGCSLQFADYAEQVSIKEKNALNAIERIGKVNLSLVDYEGFIPSVQHLGYRNKMEFNFGTQDGKLICGLRPKGKYWDLIDLQTCYLMNEKVIAGLLDFFRSYGNRNNLKGYDPVRKDGFLRNLLIRYNRSLDQYLIGLSTVSGKLPEEDRLVQDLVHNFPSVSGLVHIVNDSPANALLFEEKILLYGSEYYIETIGSTQYKVSIDSFFQVNIHVGELLFPIIENYTDLQPGESLFDLYSGNGSIGLYLSRQGNRITGIEENPQAVEDARFNATLNSISSYKAICGRVEKVLLDVIGSSLKKGIVDPPRAGLTPKVIKTLVAAHPEKIVYVSCNTTSLARDLAVFAEDNFMLKKITWIDLFPQTPHYEAVALIEPSS; translated from the coding sequence ATGCTGAAGAAAGGTGATGTTATCGAAGGAACGGTTGAGACCTTTGCTCTTCCCGATTGTACTGGAGTGATGCGTCATCAAAACTGGGTGGTATTTGTACCTGGGGTTCTTCCTGGAGAAAAATGTCGAGTTGGAGTTCGAAAAGTCAAAAGAAATTTTCTGCAAGGAGAACTCAGTGAATTCATTGAAAAATCCCCGATGCGAATCGAGCCAGTTTGTCCTCATTTTCAAATGGGTTGTGGTGGCTGTAGTCTTCAATTTGCGGATTATGCTGAGCAAGTATCAATAAAAGAGAAAAATGCCCTCAATGCCATCGAACGAATTGGGAAAGTCAATCTTTCACTAGTAGACTATGAAGGGTTTATTCCATCAGTTCAACACCTTGGCTATCGAAACAAAATGGAATTTAACTTTGGTACCCAAGATGGGAAACTGATTTGCGGGTTGAGACCCAAGGGAAAATACTGGGATCTTATTGATTTACAAACCTGTTATTTGATGAATGAAAAGGTGATTGCTGGGTTATTAGATTTTTTTCGATCTTATGGGAACCGTAATAACTTAAAAGGGTATGATCCGGTTCGCAAAGATGGTTTTTTAAGAAATCTGTTAATACGTTATAACCGCAGCCTTGACCAATATTTAATCGGTCTTTCAACAGTAAGTGGGAAACTTCCCGAGGAGGATAGGCTGGTTCAGGATTTGGTCCATAATTTTCCCAGTGTCTCCGGTTTGGTACATATTGTTAATGATTCTCCAGCCAATGCCCTCCTATTTGAAGAGAAAATTCTATTATATGGCTCAGAATACTATATCGAGACCATTGGCTCAACCCAGTATAAAGTCTCCATTGATAGTTTTTTTCAGGTTAATATTCATGTCGGCGAGCTGCTTTTTCCAATTATTGAGAATTATACTGATCTTCAACCAGGAGAGTCTCTTTTTGATCTTTATTCAGGGAATGGGAGTATTGGATTGTATCTGTCACGCCAGGGGAACAGGATTACTGGAATTGAAGAAAATCCCCAGGCTGTTGAAGATGCTCGATTCAATGCGACGCTAAACTCGATTTCTTCTTATAAAGCTATTTGTGGGAGAGTTGAAAAGGTTTTGTTGGATGTTATTGGAAGTTCTCTTAAGAAAGGAATAGTTGATCCTCCTCGAGCTGGTTTGACGCCAAAAGTTATCAAAACTTTAGTCGCAGCTCATCCCGAAAAAATTGTTTATGTTTCTTGCAATACCACATCGTTAGCTCGTGATTTAGCGGTATTTGCTGAAGATAATTTCATGTTGAAAAAAATAACCTGGATCGATCTTTTTCCTCAAACACCTCATTACGAAGCGGTAGCACTGATCGAACCTTCAAGTTAA
- a CDS encoding pyridoxal phosphate-dependent aminotransferase → MKSIEKVKKFAKLNDFIADRVYHLSGEGAFEVLAQAQKLEKLGKNIIHLEIGEPDFETPERVKNKAIQAIQTGHTHYVPSSGLNDLKEAVTTYMKRTRGVNVDSEEVVITPGAKPVIFLTFLMLLQPGDEVIYPNPGFPAYRSIIDFAGAKAVPLPLLEENGFRVDTNELKSLITSKTKMLVLNSPHNPTGSRLLAEDLEAIAQVAIEEDLMVFTDEVYSEIVYDGDHVSILQYPGMKERTVLLDAFSKTFAMTGWRLGYAVLPRELAGYLTLLVTNSNSCTCTFTQMAGAEALLFERDSVQNMSNEFRRRRDFLFDRMSKIEGVQIVKPNGAFYYFPNIKSFGLTSREMAAYLLQEAGVALLPGTCFGEQGEGYLRISFSNSMENISEAMDRVELALKRLKA, encoded by the coding sequence ATGAAATCCATTGAGAAAGTAAAAAAATTTGCCAAACTGAATGACTTTATTGCCGACAGAGTATACCACTTGAGTGGTGAAGGTGCCTTTGAAGTTTTAGCTCAAGCACAAAAATTGGAGAAGTTAGGTAAAAATATTATTCATCTTGAAATCGGAGAACCAGATTTTGAGACTCCTGAAAGAGTTAAAAATAAAGCAATTCAAGCTATCCAGACTGGGCATACCCACTATGTACCTTCTTCTGGATTAAACGACTTAAAAGAAGCAGTTACAACTTACATGAAAAGAACCCGGGGAGTAAACGTTGATTCGGAGGAAGTTGTTATCACCCCAGGAGCCAAACCAGTCATATTTTTAACTTTTCTTATGCTTCTTCAGCCAGGTGATGAGGTGATATATCCTAATCCTGGGTTTCCAGCTTATCGGTCAATTATTGATTTTGCCGGAGCAAAAGCAGTGCCACTTCCTCTTTTAGAAGAGAATGGATTTCGGGTGGACACCAATGAACTAAAAAGTTTGATAACTTCGAAAACCAAGATGTTGGTTTTAAATTCTCCTCATAATCCGACTGGTTCGAGATTATTGGCCGAAGACTTAGAAGCAATAGCGCAAGTTGCAATCGAAGAGGACTTAATGGTATTTACTGATGAAGTATATAGCGAAATAGTTTATGATGGAGATCATGTAAGCATACTCCAATATCCAGGCATGAAAGAGAGAACAGTATTGCTCGATGCTTTTTCTAAAACCTTTGCCATGACCGGTTGGAGGTTGGGTTATGCAGTTCTTCCTCGGGAATTAGCCGGATATTTAACTTTATTAGTAACCAACTCCAACTCATGTACCTGTACTTTTACTCAGATGGCAGGAGCTGAAGCTCTTTTATTCGAGAGAGACTCGGTTCAGAATATGTCCAACGAATTTCGTCGAAGAAGAGACTTTTTATTTGATCGGATGAGCAAAATTGAAGGGGTTCAAATCGTCAAACCAAATGGTGCTTTTTATTATTTTCCCAACATTAAATCTTTTGGATTAACATCCCGAGAGATGGCTGCCTATCTTTTGCAAGAAGCTGGGGTTGCGCTTCTCCCCGGAACTTGTTTTGGTGAACAGGGTGAAGGTTATTTAAGAATTTCTTTCTCAAATTCAATGGAAAATATTTCTGAAGCCATGGATCGAGTTGAACTTGCCTTAAAGCGATTAAAAGCATAA
- a CDS encoding DMT family transporter encodes MKVNRALIADLSLAGVCLVWGGTFVMMKNLLGREAPLNVLFWRFAIATLFLLLILPKRIPDKKTFKYGLILGVALFGGYLSQTFGLVYTTPARSAFITGLSVILVPFFSFIFLRTKLKKETMIGVAMALVGLAFLTYNPTEFLKGQIFGDLLTLVGAAAYGLQIVLVEKFSQKSQALPLVIIEMGTVAFLSLLLAIPFRSLHFPAQWTDIGQFVFLGIAATGLAFAIQKVAQKHTTAIHVGIIFVLEPVFAAVVSYFLWQEKFTPRTIAGCFFIVAGILFAEISPRLFNHSPDSESTIFKSNSKPST; translated from the coding sequence TTGAAAGTAAATCGAGCACTGATAGCTGATCTTTCCTTGGCAGGAGTTTGCCTTGTCTGGGGAGGAACTTTTGTCATGATGAAAAACTTATTAGGCAGAGAAGCCCCGTTGAATGTTCTCTTTTGGCGATTTGCCATTGCCACTTTATTTTTGCTACTCATACTTCCAAAAAGAATACCAGATAAAAAAACCTTTAAATACGGCCTAATATTAGGAGTCGCTCTCTTTGGTGGTTATCTTTCTCAAACCTTTGGCTTAGTTTACACAACACCAGCCCGTTCAGCTTTTATCACCGGATTATCGGTTATTTTAGTCCCCTTTTTTTCTTTCATATTCCTACGAACCAAGCTGAAAAAAGAAACTATGATTGGAGTGGCTATGGCTCTGGTTGGATTAGCTTTTCTGACCTATAATCCTACCGAATTTTTAAAAGGGCAAATTTTTGGAGATTTATTAACCTTGGTTGGTGCCGCAGCTTATGGATTGCAGATCGTATTAGTTGAAAAGTTTTCCCAAAAAAGCCAAGCTCTTCCTTTAGTAATTATTGAAATGGGTACAGTGGCCTTTTTGAGCCTTTTATTAGCAATTCCTTTTCGATCTCTCCATTTTCCGGCTCAATGGACCGATATCGGCCAGTTTGTTTTTTTAGGGATTGCCGCAACTGGTTTGGCTTTCGCCATCCAAAAAGTAGCGCAAAAACACACTACCGCTATACACGTGGGAATCATTTTTGTTTTAGAACCGGTTTTTGCTGCAGTAGTTTCTTACTTTCTTTGGCAAGAGAAATTTACACCCCGCACTATAGCGGGGTGCTTCTTTATCGTTGCCGGGATTCTTTTTGCTGAAATATCACCCCGGCTTTTTAATCATTCACCGGATTCTGAATCAACAATTTTTAAATCAAATTCCAAGCCTTCAACATAG